In one Saccharibacillus brassicae genomic region, the following are encoded:
- a CDS encoding phage tail protein gives MDPFMGEIRLFAGTFAPRGWLVCNGQLLPIRQYTALFSLLGTTYGGDGTTTFALPNLISRAAIHEGAGPGLTPRALGDQVGEAATTLQTTQLPNHTHVTAAISAAANSPDPTGRIWANPGGRSQKIYSDKSDAPLNAGLVASAGGGQPHNNLQPYLELNYIMAIEGIFPQRP, from the coding sequence ATGGATCCATTTATGGGTGAAATTCGATTATTTGCAGGAACTTTTGCGCCCAGAGGTTGGCTGGTATGCAACGGGCAGCTTCTTCCCATTCGACAGTATACGGCTTTATTTTCCCTATTGGGCACTACATACGGGGGAGACGGAACGACCACTTTTGCGCTTCCCAATCTGATCAGCCGAGCGGCGATCCACGAGGGAGCGGGCCCGGGACTGACTCCCCGTGCGCTCGGCGACCAAGTCGGCGAAGCCGCCACTACGCTCCAGACTACTCAACTGCCCAACCATACCCACGTGACGGCCGCGATCTCCGCGGCAGCGAACAGTCCCGATCCGACCGGCCGAATCTGGGCGAATCCGGGCGGACGGTCGCAGAAAATCTATTCCGACAAATCCGACGCGCCGTTGAATGCCGGACTTGTGGCTTCAGCCGGCGGTGGTCAGCCCCACAATAATCTTCAGCCTTACCTCGAATTGAATTACATCATGGCCATCGAAGGCATATTCCCTCAAAGACCTTAA
- a CDS encoding phage tail protein, which yields MADPYLGEIRLFSWGMIPRGWAACNGQLLAISTNQALFSLLGVNYGGNGTTTFGLPNLQGRTAMSPVNPAGPGLLSGQAVHTLTNVEMPAHSHGAVGGSDATQTDPTGKFWGTNATRLQYTPDAPTGTANAGALGAAGQDQPHENRQPYLAMNYCIATTGLYPSRP from the coding sequence ATGGCAGACCCGTATCTTGGCGAAATTCGTTTGTTTTCATGGGGAATGATTCCCCGCGGTTGGGCGGCATGCAATGGACAGCTGCTGGCAATCTCCACGAACCAGGCTCTTTTCTCCCTTCTTGGCGTCAATTATGGCGGCAACGGCACGACGACGTTCGGTCTCCCCAATCTTCAGGGCAGAACGGCGATGTCTCCGGTGAATCCAGCCGGACCGGGACTTTTGAGCGGACAAGCTGTGCATACGCTTACAAATGTTGAAATGCCTGCCCATTCGCATGGAGCCGTCGGTGGTTCGGACGCGACACAGACCGATCCGACCGGCAAATTTTGGGGGACGAACGCGACCCGATTGCAGTATACGCCGGATGCTCCGACCGGGACGGCGAATGCGGGCGCGCTGGGCGCCGCCGGACAGGACCAACCCCACGAGAATCGTCAGCCTTACCTGGCCATGAATTACTGCATCGCGACGACCGGCCTGTATCCTTCGCGTCCTTAA
- a CDS encoding phage tail protein, protein MTDAYVGEIRIFGGNFAPVDWQFCDGQLLSISEYETLYALIGTTYGGDGQNTFALPDLRGRTPVHVGNDGQGNTYMLGSQGGVENVTLTSAQMPSHTHPIKASSNPGTAASPSAGYFATSSSNQYSDAPRTGSMAPGTITPQGGNQPHNNMMPSLALNFIIATQGYFPSQS, encoded by the coding sequence ATGACCGATGCTTACGTAGGAGAGATTCGAATATTTGGAGGGAATTTTGCACCTGTAGACTGGCAATTTTGCGACGGACAGCTTCTGTCGATCAGCGAGTACGAAACGTTGTACGCGCTCATCGGAACGACTTACGGCGGAGACGGGCAAAACACGTTCGCGCTGCCCGATTTGAGAGGCCGGACTCCGGTACATGTAGGGAACGACGGTCAAGGCAATACGTATATGCTCGGCTCTCAGGGCGGAGTCGAAAACGTGACGCTGACGTCTGCCCAGATGCCGTCGCATACGCATCCGATCAAAGCTTCAAGCAATCCGGGAACGGCCGCTTCGCCGAGCGCAGGGTATTTTGCGACCAGTTCCAGCAATCAATACTCGGACGCGCCCAGAACCGGATCGATGGCTCCCGGAACGATCACTCCTCAAGGCGGCAATCAACCCCACAACAATATGATGCCCAGCCTTGCCCTCAACTTCATCATCGCGACGCAAGGCTATTTCCCATCCCAATCGTAA
- a CDS encoding GNAT family N-acetyltransferase, with translation MVLTVPATPEDDVFLYDLYAGTRREELDAWGWDEAQRQLFLSMQWNAQRMSYASRYPEAVRYLVRQVERDVGQLYLDCRPDGWRIIDVSLLPEYRGRGIGSELLRDLQRRAASAGAPIRLSVQSGSPAKKLYERLGFRLTAESEPYSEMAWTGD, from the coding sequence ATGGTGCTGACGGTTCCCGCGACACCCGAAGACGATGTTTTTCTGTACGATCTCTATGCCGGCACGCGCCGCGAAGAACTGGATGCGTGGGGTTGGGACGAGGCGCAGCGGCAGCTTTTCCTCAGCATGCAGTGGAACGCGCAGCGGATGTCCTACGCTTCGCGCTATCCGGAAGCGGTCCGTTATCTCGTCCGGCAGGTGGAGCGGGATGTGGGACAGCTCTATCTCGACTGCCGCCCGGACGGCTGGCGAATCATCGACGTCTCCTTGCTGCCCGAATACCGCGGCCGGGGCATCGGGTCCGAACTGCTGCGCGACCTGCAGCGGCGCGCCGCTTCCGCCGGCGCGCCGATCCGCCTCAGCGTACAGTCCGGCAGCCCGGCCAAGAAGCTGTATGAGCGGCTCGGCTTTCGGCTCACCGCCGAGTCCGAACCGTATTCGGAGATGGCGTGGACAGGAGACTGA
- a CDS encoding dihydrofolate reductase family protein has protein sequence MTRVIFGMTMSLDGFINDAEGRIARLYPDFDELQASELMREAIRDTGAVIMGRRTFGMVDDPDTYADRYEFQVPIFVVTRQAPARAPKENGAIRFTFVDSPEEAVRQAIGAANGRDVTVVGGPDVGMQLLGAGLVDELQIGITPIVLGKGTRLFDRLSGLPITLRKTRVVETGQRTDLFFDVGTG, from the coding sequence ATGACGCGAGTCATCTTCGGCATGACGATGTCGCTGGACGGATTCATCAATGACGCCGAAGGGCGCATAGCGAGGCTGTACCCGGATTTTGACGAACTGCAAGCCAGCGAATTGATGCGCGAAGCGATCCGGGATACCGGGGCGGTGATCATGGGGCGCCGCACGTTCGGGATGGTCGACGATCCCGATACTTACGCCGACAGGTACGAGTTCCAGGTGCCGATCTTCGTCGTGACCCGGCAGGCGCCCGCGCGTGCGCCGAAAGAGAATGGAGCGATCCGGTTCACGTTCGTGGACAGCCCCGAAGAAGCGGTGCGTCAGGCGATCGGGGCGGCAAATGGCCGCGACGTCACGGTCGTGGGCGGACCGGACGTCGGGATGCAGCTGCTTGGGGCCGGACTTGTGGACGAACTGCAAATCGGCATTACGCCGATCGTGCTCGGCAAAGGGACGAGGCTGTTCGACCGGCTGTCCGGGCTGCCGATCACGCTGCGCAAAACGCGGGTCGTGGAGACGGGGCAGCGGACGGATTTGTTTTTTGACGTGGGAACGGGTTGA
- a CDS encoding GNAT family N-acetyltransferase, with amino-acid sequence MIILQPFERADFDELIRWSGDEAFLLQWSGPQFRFPLSEDQLEAYVQGANEPDVSDRFVYKAVDPSSGAVVGHVSLGAIDRYNRSGRVGKVLVFGDYRGRGYGSGILHEILRIGFDDLQLHRISLGVFDFNLSALRLYEQAGFVREGLIRDSRRHGDTYWNLIEMGMLESEWKNRK; translated from the coding sequence ATGATCATCCTGCAGCCTTTTGAACGTGCTGATTTTGATGAACTGATCCGCTGGAGCGGCGATGAAGCTTTTTTGCTGCAATGGTCGGGGCCGCAGTTTCGGTTTCCATTGTCGGAGGACCAACTGGAAGCTTATGTGCAAGGGGCAAACGAACCGGATGTCTCCGATCGATTCGTCTACAAGGCGGTCGACCCGTCGAGCGGCGCAGTTGTCGGGCACGTCTCGCTCGGGGCAATCGACCGGTACAACCGTTCGGGGCGCGTCGGCAAAGTGCTCGTATTCGGCGATTACCGGGGCCGGGGATACGGCAGCGGGATCCTGCACGAGATTTTGCGTATCGGATTCGACGATCTGCAGCTGCACCGGATCAGCCTCGGCGTGTTCGACTTCAATCTCTCCGCGCTGCGACTGTACGAGCAGGCCGGCTTCGTCCGGGAAGGACTGATCCGCGATTCGCGCCGGCACGGCGATACGTACTGGAACCTGATCGAAATGGGCATGCTGGAGAGCGAGTGGAAAAATCGGAAGTGA
- a CDS encoding ribosomal-processing cysteine protease Prp, whose translation MYEPDEQELEFQKSILDEVDHSLTVTFFYNEKRALYGFVASGTSQFDAYGEDILSAGVSALILNTINSLFALTEDIVEEETRRNHSSCMLPNLKAKNRASREAITLLKSLEIGIEGIQHMYGEEHLTIERTYAGPPAKVFKLFK comes from the coding sequence ATGTACGAACCGGACGAGCAGGAACTTGAGTTCCAAAAGTCCATTCTGGACGAAGTCGACCATTCGCTGACCGTGACGTTTTTTTATAATGAAAAGCGGGCTTTGTACGGATTTGTTGCAAGCGGCACGTCGCAGTTTGATGCGTATGGGGAAGACATTCTCTCGGCCGGAGTCTCCGCTCTGATTCTCAATACGATCAACAGTTTGTTTGCGCTGACCGAAGATATTGTGGAAGAAGAGACGCGCAGGAATCACTCCAGCTGCATGCTGCCGAACCTGAAGGCCAAAAACCGCGCTAGCCGTGAAGCGATTACGCTGTTAAAGTCGCTTGAGATCGGGATTGAAGGGATTCAGCATATGTACGGAGAAGAACATCTGACGATTGAACGAACATACGCCGGGCCGCCTGCGAAAGTGTTTAAGCTTTTTAAATGA